Proteins from one Bradyrhizobium amphicarpaeae genomic window:
- a CDS encoding ornithine cyclodeaminase family protein — protein MPPIYISYLNRLDIEELKITDEEILAAIETSLAAQGRGDTVIEPRVHLEPGAANGHFNVLRGAIKPPIDRAGVKIVGDFVDNYKLGLHSELGILALFDPRTGAPRAIMDASGITDMRTGAVTAIGAKYLARKNSKVLGHIGARGTAYWNVRLLDHLFDFDEIRVHSRREESRNGFAERLSKDLGKKVVATPDWQSCLEGADIVVEASRLDKPTPMLKTNWIKKGAFVVPYGTMSAIELSLTDIMTKLVVDDWGQCKGGKFGSLRAHVEAGKLSEKTLHAELGQIVAGLKPGRESDAETNLLWHRGLSLSDIALGHAMLEKAERIGVGQRLRFA, from the coding sequence ATGCCGCCGATCTACATTTCCTATCTCAACCGTCTCGACATCGAAGAACTCAAGATCACCGACGAGGAGATCCTTGCGGCCATCGAGACGAGCCTGGCAGCGCAAGGCAGGGGTGATACCGTGATCGAGCCGCGGGTTCACCTCGAACCCGGTGCGGCGAACGGGCACTTCAACGTCCTGCGCGGGGCGATCAAGCCTCCGATCGACCGGGCGGGCGTGAAGATCGTCGGCGACTTCGTCGACAATTACAAACTCGGCCTTCATTCGGAATTGGGCATTCTGGCCTTGTTCGACCCCCGCACCGGCGCACCACGGGCCATCATGGACGCGAGCGGCATTACAGACATGCGGACGGGCGCCGTCACCGCGATCGGCGCCAAATATCTGGCTCGCAAGAATTCGAAAGTCCTCGGTCACATCGGGGCGCGCGGCACCGCCTATTGGAACGTCCGGCTGCTCGACCATCTCTTCGACTTCGACGAGATCCGGGTGCATTCGCGGCGCGAGGAAAGCCGCAACGGCTTCGCGGAGCGGCTGAGCAAGGACCTCGGCAAGAAGGTGGTCGCGACGCCGGATTGGCAATCGTGCCTCGAGGGCGCCGACATAGTGGTCGAGGCCTCCCGGCTCGACAAGCCGACACCGATGCTAAAGACGAACTGGATCAAGAAGGGCGCTTTCGTCGTTCCTTACGGCACGATGAGCGCGATCGAGCTTTCGCTCACGGACATCATGACCAAGCTCGTGGTCGACGACTGGGGTCAGTGCAAGGGCGGAAAGTTCGGCAGCCTTCGCGCCCATGTCGAAGCCGGCAAGCTTTCCGAGAAAACGCTCCACGCGGAGCTTGGGCAGATTGTCGCCGGCCTCAAGCCTGGCCGCGAAAGCGACGCCGAAACCAACTTGCTCTGGCATCGCGGACTTTCGCTATCCGACATCGCGCTCGGCCATGCGATGCTGGAAAAGGCCGAACGCATCGGCGTGGGACAGCGCTTGCGCTTCGCCTGA
- a CDS encoding tartrate dehydrogenase: MRTHSIAAIPADGIGPEVISAGIRVLEALAERSGDIAFTIKTFDWGSDYYRKHGVMMPADGLTELKKFDAIYFGAVGAPDVPDHITLWGLRLPICQGFDQYANVRPTKILPGVSSPLRNVGVGDLDWVIVRENSEGEYAGMGGRAHKGLPEEVGTEVAVFTRVGVTRIMRYAFQLAQSRPRKFLTVVTKSNAQRHGMVMWDEIAAEVAGEFPDVSWDKMLVDAMTVRMTLHPKSLDTIVATNLHADILSDLAGALAGSLGVALTGNIDPQRRFPSMFEPIHGSAFDITGKGIANPVATFWTGAQMLEHLGEKDAASRLMAAVERVCAAGVLTPDVGGKATTKEVTDAVIDAINGSNV, translated from the coding sequence ATGCGCACCCATTCGATCGCAGCCATTCCCGCCGACGGCATCGGCCCCGAGGTCATCTCGGCCGGAATCCGCGTGCTGGAGGCGCTTGCCGAGCGCAGCGGCGACATTGCCTTCACCATCAAGACGTTCGACTGGGGCTCGGACTATTACAGGAAGCACGGCGTGATGATGCCGGCCGACGGCCTCACCGAGCTGAAGAAGTTCGACGCGATCTATTTCGGTGCGGTCGGCGCGCCTGACGTGCCCGATCACATCACACTGTGGGGCCTGCGCCTGCCGATCTGCCAGGGCTTCGACCAATACGCCAATGTGCGTCCCACCAAGATCCTGCCCGGCGTTTCCTCGCCGCTGCGCAATGTCGGCGTCGGCGATCTCGACTGGGTGATCGTGCGCGAGAACTCGGAAGGCGAATATGCCGGCATGGGCGGCCGCGCCCACAAGGGCCTGCCGGAAGAGGTCGGCACCGAGGTCGCCGTGTTCACCCGCGTCGGCGTCACCCGCATCATGCGCTATGCGTTCCAGCTCGCGCAGTCGCGTCCACGCAAGTTCCTGACCGTGGTGACCAAGTCGAACGCGCAGCGCCACGGCATGGTGATGTGGGACGAGATCGCGGCCGAGGTCGCCGGTGAATTCCCCGACGTCAGCTGGGACAAGATGCTGGTCGACGCCATGACGGTGCGCATGACGCTGCATCCGAAGAGCCTCGACACCATCGTCGCGACCAACCTCCACGCCGACATCCTGTCCGACCTCGCCGGCGCGCTGGCCGGCAGCCTCGGCGTGGCGCTGACCGGCAATATCGATCCGCAGCGCCGCTTCCCCTCGATGTTCGAGCCGATCCACGGCTCGGCCTTCGACATCACCGGCAAGGGCATCGCCAATCCGGTCGCGACGTTCTGGACCGGCGCCCAGATGCTCGAGCATCTCGGCGAGAAGGATGCGGCCTCGAGGCTGATGGCGGCGGTCGAGCGTGTCTGTGCGGCGGGCGTGCTGACGCCCGATGTCGGCGGCAAGGCGACGACGAAGGAAGTGACGGATGCGGTGATCGACGCGATCAACGGGTCGAACGTGTAG
- a CDS encoding LysM peptidoglycan-binding domain-containing protein — protein sequence MIDLRRLVVLAAVALLALSPGMAAASPAKSKTTAAVPTAPPPPPFEPLPPPKIYLFRGAMGPIFSTGMDRLEEKLTKAGFSANVYEFTICRWIGDRAIASYKESPAPIVLIGHSMGGLCSIIISEMAEKENIPISLVIAIDPAHATGDVPLNVERFINIFLSDSVLGGGDVVAVPGFRGHYASYDLKENSRVSHINIEKSDDIHRQIVEMVTQLPRIPPQTQSGAVPLRYLVPADTLVELWDSGVRVPVRPGDTMESIAAANRVPLWTLAQSNSLAENAQLTPGQTIIVPRHLTPPEPASAMATPPPVPAKRK from the coding sequence ATGATTGATTTGAGGCGACTAGTCGTGCTGGCAGCCGTTGCGCTGCTTGCCCTGAGCCCCGGCATGGCCGCCGCCTCACCTGCGAAGTCCAAGACCACCGCGGCCGTCCCCACCGCGCCGCCGCCTCCGCCGTTCGAGCCGTTGCCGCCGCCGAAGATCTACCTGTTCCGCGGCGCCATGGGACCGATCTTCTCGACCGGCATGGACCGGCTCGAAGAGAAGCTAACGAAGGCCGGCTTTTCCGCCAACGTCTATGAATTCACTATCTGCCGATGGATCGGCGATCGTGCCATCGCCAGCTACAAGGAATCGCCGGCCCCGATCGTGCTGATAGGCCACTCGATGGGCGGGCTGTGCTCGATCATCATCTCCGAGATGGCGGAAAAGGAGAACATTCCGATCAGCCTCGTCATCGCCATCGACCCTGCGCATGCGACCGGCGATGTGCCGCTCAATGTCGAGCGCTTCATCAACATCTTCCTGTCCGACAGCGTGCTCGGCGGCGGCGACGTCGTCGCAGTCCCCGGCTTTCGCGGCCATTATGCGAGTTACGACCTCAAGGAAAACAGCCGCGTCTCGCACATCAACATCGAAAAGTCCGACGACATCCATCGCCAGATCGTCGAGATGGTGACGCAACTGCCGCGCATTCCGCCACAAACCCAGTCCGGTGCCGTGCCGCTGCGCTATCTGGTGCCCGCGGATACGCTGGTCGAATTGTGGGATAGCGGCGTGCGGGTGCCGGTGCGCCCCGGCGACACCATGGAGAGCATCGCAGCCGCCAATCGCGTGCCGCTGTGGACGCTTGCGCAGAGCAACTCGCTTGCAGAGAACGCGCAGCTTACCCCGGGCCAGACCATCATCGTCCCGCGCCACCTGACGCCGCCCGAGCCTGCATCCGCGATGGCGACACCGCCGCCGGTGCCAGCGAAGCGCAAGTAG
- a CDS encoding ABC transporter substrate-binding protein: protein MRTITGLKVAIVAGALALLLPGAASAQQAVRIGLGAPTLSFLPIWSARALDTFKPEGLTATVVALPGGDPSALAALDAGDIELAAVGPDAMLRAVAKGQPFEIVYSLMSKVTLQLVVSPALLERTGVKASDPLEKRISAMKGTLVGATALAGAQEIAARWLVGKGGLDPKNDLKVAQVGSPTAIQAALETKRIDAFLLSPPEGYLAEKAGTGVVLVSLGDDFPLLANQPYLVLVAKKPISPATADLITRTAKALQQASAAVTSKPDETADAIQKQFFPKADPQAVSAAVKSMRNGVAQGGKIDVQSMQNALTFAKEVGTNFGKEFDAKASEDDLWTNRFVGAAKAK, encoded by the coding sequence ATGCGTACGATAACGGGTTTGAAAGTTGCGATCGTCGCCGGCGCGCTGGCGTTGCTGCTGCCAGGTGCTGCATCGGCGCAACAAGCGGTACGTATCGGGCTGGGGGCTCCGACGCTCAGTTTCCTGCCCATCTGGTCGGCGCGTGCGCTGGATACGTTCAAGCCGGAGGGGCTGACGGCCACGGTGGTGGCCTTGCCAGGCGGCGACCCTTCGGCGCTGGCAGCGCTGGACGCCGGCGATATTGAGCTCGCGGCAGTCGGTCCCGATGCGATGCTGCGCGCTGTCGCCAAGGGGCAGCCATTCGAGATCGTCTATTCGCTGATGTCGAAAGTCACGCTTCAACTCGTCGTTTCACCGGCGTTGCTGGAGCGCACAGGCGTGAAGGCGAGCGACCCGCTCGAGAAGAGGATCTCGGCGATGAAGGGTACGCTGGTCGGCGCCACCGCGCTTGCCGGAGCCCAGGAGATCGCGGCGCGCTGGCTCGTGGGCAAGGGCGGCCTCGATCCGAAGAACGATCTCAAGGTGGCGCAGGTCGGCAGTCCGACCGCCATTCAGGCGGCTCTCGAAACGAAACGGATTGACGCCTTCTTGCTGTCGCCACCGGAGGGATATCTGGCCGAGAAGGCTGGTACTGGCGTCGTGCTGGTATCGCTCGGCGACGACTTTCCGTTGCTCGCGAACCAGCCCTATCTCGTGCTCGTCGCCAAGAAGCCGATCAGCCCGGCGACGGCGGATCTCATCACCAGGACGGCGAAGGCCCTTCAGCAGGCCAGCGCTGCCGTCACCAGCAAGCCCGACGAAACCGCGGATGCGATCCAGAAGCAGTTCTTTCCGAAAGCGGATCCGCAAGCCGTTTCGGCTGCCGTCAAGTCGATGCGCAACGGTGTCGCGCAAGGTGGCAAGATCGACGTCCAGAGCATGCAGAACGCGCTGACTTTTGCCAAGGAGGTCGGCACCAACTTCGGCAAGGAGTTCGATGCAAAGGCGTCGGAGGATGATTTATGGACGAACCGCTTCGTCGGTGCGGCAAAGGCAAAATAG
- a CDS encoding aspartate dehydrogenase: MTGTTSAKPGELQVAIAGLGSIGTKIATALDQGIDGLTLSAVAVRDPAKHQDFIGGLRHPPKILPIDQLGEVADLVVECAPSHQLRAIVEPAVKRGKAAVVVSVGGLLDNFDLVDLARANGGRILVPTGALIGLDAVNAASIGTIHSVRMVTRKPVDGLKGAPFIVQNNIDIDNLREPLKLFEGSAREAAKGFPANVNVAVALSLAGIGPDRTQIQVWADPTVTRNVHRIEVEADSARFSMGIENIPSENPKTGLITALSVIALLKKQRATLCVGT, from the coding sequence ATGACCGGGACAACGAGTGCAAAGCCAGGCGAGTTGCAGGTTGCGATCGCAGGCCTGGGCTCGATCGGCACCAAGATCGCGACCGCGCTCGATCAGGGCATTGACGGGCTGACGCTATCCGCCGTCGCGGTACGGGATCCCGCCAAGCATCAGGACTTCATCGGCGGCCTGCGTCATCCGCCGAAGATCCTGCCGATCGATCAGCTCGGCGAGGTCGCCGATCTCGTCGTCGAATGCGCACCGAGCCACCAGTTGCGCGCGATCGTCGAGCCTGCCGTGAAGCGCGGCAAGGCCGCGGTCGTCGTCAGCGTCGGGGGCCTGCTCGACAATTTCGACCTGGTCGATCTCGCCCGCGCCAATGGCGGCCGCATCCTCGTGCCCACCGGCGCGCTGATCGGGCTGGATGCCGTCAACGCCGCGTCCATCGGCACCATTCATTCCGTGAGGATGGTGACGCGCAAGCCGGTCGACGGGCTGAAGGGCGCGCCGTTCATCGTGCAGAACAACATCGACATCGACAATCTGCGCGAGCCGCTCAAGCTGTTCGAGGGCAGCGCGCGGGAAGCGGCGAAGGGCTTTCCGGCCAACGTCAATGTCGCCGTTGCACTGTCGCTGGCGGGTATCGGGCCCGACCGCACCCAGATCCAGGTCTGGGCCGACCCGACCGTGACGCGCAACGTTCATCGCATCGAAGTCGAGGCGGATTCGGCGCGGTTCTCGATGGGCATCGAGAATATCCCCTCGGAGAATCCCAAGACCGGCCTGATCACGGCGCTATCGGTGATCGCGCTGCTGAAGAAGCAGCGCGCCACGCTGTGCGTGGGGACGTGA
- a CDS encoding phosphate/phosphite/phosphonate ABC transporter substrate-binding protein translates to MTYVANARMYSVNPPAAAAWKDLFGWLARESGVDLDIIDHAFPLPLADLWSRNDLACAFMCGFPFTLATHRPRSVAAPVPTNAPIRGRPVYATCLVVRADSRFHTIEETFDGRLGYTVADSHSGYNALRHHLLPYFLHRGAKLYRESIGPLTTPRRVIEALLAGAIDVGPLDGYALDLMQRHQPDLKSELRVIATTDPAPIPFLIASPGCPDDIVANLQATLATFADAPGCVGLRERLRLDAFTPVAVEDYALMTRWDAEARAANYPQPA, encoded by the coding sequence ATGACATACGTCGCCAACGCGCGAATGTATTCGGTCAATCCGCCGGCGGCCGCCGCCTGGAAAGACCTGTTCGGATGGCTTGCGCGCGAAAGCGGCGTCGACCTCGATATCATCGATCACGCGTTCCCGCTTCCGCTTGCAGATCTGTGGTCGCGCAACGATCTCGCGTGCGCCTTCATGTGCGGATTTCCGTTCACGCTGGCAACGCACCGGCCACGGTCAGTCGCAGCGCCCGTGCCGACGAACGCTCCGATCCGCGGACGACCGGTCTATGCGACCTGCCTCGTGGTCCGCGCCGATTCTCGGTTCCACACGATCGAGGAGACCTTTGACGGTCGGCTTGGCTATACCGTCGCTGACTCTCATTCAGGCTACAATGCCTTGCGGCACCACCTTCTGCCGTACTTTCTCCACCGCGGCGCGAAGCTCTATCGCGAGAGCATCGGACCGTTGACGACGCCACGCCGCGTCATCGAAGCACTCTTGGCCGGCGCCATCGATGTGGGCCCGCTCGATGGTTATGCACTCGATCTGATGCAGCGCCATCAGCCGGATCTGAAATCAGAACTCAGGGTGATCGCGACCACCGATCCGGCACCTATTCCATTTCTAATCGCATCGCCTGGTTGTCCAGACGACATCGTGGCCAATTTGCAGGCGACGCTGGCGACTTTCGCGGATGCTCCCGGCTGCGTCGGCCTCAGGGAGAGGCTCCGCCTCGATGCCTTTACTCCCGTTGCTGTCGAGGACTATGCTCTGATGACCCGATGGGATGCAGAGGCGCGTGCGGCCAATTACCCTCAACCCGCGTGA
- a CDS encoding PQQ-dependent sugar dehydrogenase, translating to MTFSSIFAQFVALLGGIALQWRKLSGTVPAPAWGEKPAIPEAKPQGAIPTLKMPTARGWREGQKPTVAPGLKVNAFATGLDHPRWIEVLPNGDVLIAEATQIAGAPRSVFHYAMQATMRRAAALGVSADRITLLRDKDGDGVAEVRGAFMENLSQPFGMALVGDTFYVGNTDGVMAFPYVANADRITAPGKRLTTFKPSGHWTRSLLASPDGKKLYAGVGSLSNIAEMGMEVEEGRAAVYELDLVAGTHRIFGAGLRNPVGLAWEPNTGVLWTVVNERDGLGDETPPDYLTSVRDGGFYGWPYCYWGKTVDDRVPQDPAMVARAIQPDYALGGHTASLGLCWMPAGTLPGFPDGMVIGQHGSWNRSTLSGYKLVFIPFENGKPSGPGRDILSGFLSPDEKESYGRPVGVVIGPDRKSLLMADDVGNVIWRVTGA from the coding sequence ATGACTTTCTCCAGCATCTTTGCGCAGTTCGTTGCGCTTCTCGGCGGCATCGCGCTGCAATGGCGGAAGCTGTCGGGCACCGTGCCTGCGCCGGCCTGGGGAGAGAAGCCCGCCATTCCCGAGGCGAAGCCGCAAGGCGCGATCCCGACCCTGAAGATGCCGACCGCGCGCGGCTGGCGCGAGGGCCAGAAGCCGACCGTTGCGCCCGGGCTCAAGGTCAACGCGTTCGCGACCGGGCTCGACCATCCGCGCTGGATCGAGGTGCTGCCCAATGGCGACGTGCTGATCGCGGAAGCAACGCAGATCGCGGGCGCGCCGCGCAGCGTATTCCACTATGCGATGCAGGCGACGATGCGGCGCGCCGCGGCGCTCGGCGTGTCCGCCGACCGCATCACGCTGTTGCGCGACAAGGACGGCGACGGCGTCGCGGAAGTTCGCGGCGCCTTCATGGAGAATCTCAGCCAGCCGTTCGGTATGGCGCTGGTCGGCGACACCTTCTATGTCGGCAACACCGACGGCGTGATGGCCTTTCCTTACGTCGCCAACGCCGACCGCATCACCGCGCCGGGCAAGCGGCTCACGACATTCAAGCCGAGCGGCCACTGGACCCGCAGCCTGCTCGCAAGCCCCGACGGCAAGAAGCTCTATGCCGGCGTCGGCTCGCTCAGCAACATCGCCGAGATGGGGATGGAGGTCGAGGAAGGCCGCGCCGCGGTCTACGAGCTCGACCTCGTTGCCGGCACGCACCGCATTTTCGGCGCGGGCCTGCGCAATCCGGTCGGTCTGGCATGGGAGCCGAATACGGGGGTGCTTTGGACCGTCGTCAACGAGCGCGACGGGCTCGGCGACGAGACGCCGCCGGATTACCTGACCTCGGTGCGCGACGGCGGCTTCTACGGCTGGCCCTATTGCTACTGGGGCAAGACGGTGGACGACCGCGTGCCGCAGGATCCTGCGATGGTCGCCAGGGCGATTCAACCGGACTACGCGCTCGGCGGCCACACCGCCTCGCTCGGCCTGTGCTGGATGCCCGCGGGAACACTGCCGGGCTTCCCCGACGGCATGGTCATCGGCCAGCACGGCTCGTGGAATCGCAGCACGCTGTCCGGCTACAAGCTGGTGTTCATCCCGTTCGAGAACGGCAAGCCGTCCGGCCCCGGTCGCGACATCCTGTCGGGCTTCCTGTCCCCTGACGAGAAGGAATCCTATGGCCGCCCGGTCGGCGTCGTAATTGGTCCCGATAGGAAATCACTGCTGATGGCCGACGACGTCGGCAACGTGATCTGGCGCGTGACGGGGGCGTAA
- a CDS encoding alpha/beta fold hydrolase, producing the protein MTPTTYRTADVDDFKVFYREAGPKGAPKLLLLHGFPSAGHMFRDLIPLLADKFHIVAPDLPGFGQSDMPARESFRYTFDNVAQVIERFTEVIGFDRFAIYVFDYGAPTGFRLALRHPERISAIISQNGNAYEDGLSDGWSPIKAYWQDPTPANRDALRALLTPEATRWQYTHGVADAAMVSPDGQNLDNFYLARPGSDEVQLDLFGDYKSNVALYPSFQDYFRTHKPPFLAVWGRNDPFFIPPGAEAFKRDNPNAVVQFFDTGHFALETHAREIAESIRAFLASRA; encoded by the coding sequence ATGACCCCAACCACCTATCGCACTGCCGACGTCGATGATTTCAAGGTGTTCTATCGCGAGGCCGGTCCAAAAGGCGCACCGAAGCTGCTGCTGCTGCACGGCTTCCCCAGCGCCGGCCACATGTTCCGCGACCTGATCCCGCTGCTCGCCGATAAATTCCACATCGTCGCGCCCGACCTTCCCGGCTTCGGTCAGTCCGACATGCCGGCACGAGAAAGCTTCCGCTACACCTTCGACAATGTCGCTCAGGTGATCGAGCGCTTTACCGAAGTGATCGGTTTCGATCGTTTCGCGATTTACGTCTTCGACTATGGCGCACCAACCGGCTTTCGGCTTGCGCTGCGCCACCCCGAGCGCATCAGCGCCATCATTTCCCAGAACGGCAATGCCTACGAAGATGGCCTGAGCGACGGCTGGTCTCCGATCAAAGCCTATTGGCAGGACCCTACGCCCGCCAATCGCGACGCGCTGCGCGCCCTTCTCACGCCGGAGGCGACACGTTGGCAGTACACGCATGGCGTCGCTGATGCCGCGATGGTGTCGCCGGACGGCCAGAACCTGGACAATTTCTATCTGGCTCGACCGGGTTCTGACGAGGTGCAGCTCGACCTGTTCGGCGACTACAAGAGCAACGTCGCGCTCTATCCGTCATTCCAGGACTATTTCCGCACCCACAAGCCCCCGTTCCTGGCGGTCTGGGGCAGGAACGATCCATTCTTCATTCCGCCCGGCGCCGAGGCTTTCAAGCGCGACAATCCCAACGCAGTGGTTCAGTTCTTCGACACCGGCCATTTTGCGCTGGAAACGCACGCGCGGGAGATTGCGGAGAGCATTCGCGCGTTCTTGGCCTCCAGAGCATGA
- a CDS encoding ABC transporter permease, which produces MSQSKPMADMTYDVSDGARRNFGAAIAARSLQWLLRLLPGIALLLFWQWSAGRLIKELYISKPTAVAQRLYELFASGEIYPHLWTTGQELVLGYTIGVVGGVLGGYALGRSPRLARIFEPYVMAFYGVPKIALAPLFIIWFGIGMGSKIALASIMVFFLVFYNVFAGVRSVDREVVNLTLIMGANQRQLTYHVFLPAAAPFVMLGMRLAIPYSVIGVIVGEFTSSAQGLGLFIHEASSTYDPAGVFAGIVILLAFVTIANLLAGRLERRLLRWRSLSGTGPADI; this is translated from the coding sequence TTGAGCCAGAGCAAGCCGATGGCCGACATGACCTATGACGTCTCCGACGGTGCGCGCCGCAATTTCGGCGCGGCGATCGCGGCGAGATCTTTGCAATGGCTGTTGCGGCTGCTTCCGGGCATCGCGTTGCTGCTGTTCTGGCAATGGTCGGCCGGACGGCTGATCAAGGAATTGTATATCAGCAAACCGACCGCGGTGGCCCAGCGGCTCTACGAACTGTTCGCCTCCGGCGAGATCTATCCGCATTTGTGGACGACTGGTCAGGAACTGGTGCTGGGCTACACTATCGGCGTGGTAGGCGGCGTACTGGGCGGCTATGCGCTGGGACGCTCGCCGCGGCTTGCACGCATCTTTGAACCCTATGTGATGGCGTTCTATGGCGTGCCCAAGATCGCGCTCGCGCCGCTCTTCATCATCTGGTTCGGAATTGGCATGGGATCGAAGATCGCGCTGGCCTCGATCATGGTTTTCTTCCTGGTCTTCTACAATGTGTTTGCCGGCGTGCGCAGCGTCGACCGCGAGGTCGTCAACCTCACCCTGATCATGGGCGCGAACCAGCGACAGCTCACCTATCACGTCTTTCTGCCGGCTGCGGCGCCGTTCGTGATGCTCGGCATGCGGCTGGCCATTCCATACAGCGTGATAGGCGTGATCGTCGGTGAGTTCACCTCTTCGGCACAGGGGCTGGGCCTGTTCATTCACGAGGCATCGTCGACTTACGACCCGGCCGGCGTATTCGCGGGCATCGTCATTCTTCTGGCTTTCGTGACAATCGCGAATCTGCTCGCCGGCCGGCTGGAGCGACGGCTTCTGCGCTGGCGCTCGCTGTCGGGCACCGGGCCGGCCGACATCTGA
- a CDS encoding CGNR zinc finger domain-containing protein: MNRPPAMFIADSLGLDFLNSVATPAETPVDWLDDGEGLVDWLAQARLVPADELDGLKARAKPGELDKVADQARALREWFRGFVRKHAGRPLTVDGLRELGPLNSLLERDEVFRRIEPGSDDGGVLVLRTKRRWRSPDSLLLPIGEAMAKFVCEEDFADVKACEGHNCTMLFADHTRRRARRWCIMAVCGNRAKQAAHRSRLRSRQ; the protein is encoded by the coding sequence ATGAACAGACCGCCCGCGATGTTCATCGCCGACTCGCTCGGTCTCGATTTCCTCAATTCGGTGGCGACGCCGGCCGAGACGCCCGTCGACTGGCTCGACGATGGCGAAGGCCTGGTCGATTGGCTGGCCCAGGCCAGGCTGGTGCCGGCGGATGAGCTGGATGGGCTGAAGGCGCGCGCAAAGCCGGGTGAACTCGACAAGGTTGCCGACCAGGCCCGCGCCTTGCGCGAATGGTTTCGCGGCTTTGTGCGGAAGCATGCAGGCCGGCCGCTGACGGTGGATGGACTTCGTGAACTCGGTCCGCTGAACAGCCTGCTCGAGCGCGACGAAGTCTTCAGGCGGATCGAGCCGGGGTCGGACGATGGCGGCGTTCTCGTGCTGCGAACAAAGCGACGCTGGCGATCACCGGACTCCCTGCTGCTGCCCATCGGAGAAGCAATGGCGAAGTTCGTCTGCGAGGAGGATTTTGCCGACGTGAAGGCGTGCGAGGGCCATAACTGCACAATGCTGTTCGCCGATCACACCCGCCGGCGTGCGCGGCGGTGGTGTATCATGGCGGTCTGCGGGAACCGCGCCAAGCAGGCCGCGCATCGCAGCCGGCTCAGGAGCAGGCAATGA
- a CDS encoding ABC transporter ATP-binding protein → MDDRVLVFEGIGQDFPAPDRRTAVRVLDGISFEAARGKFVAVIGPSGCGKSTLLQMAAGLLIPTRGAVHHGGRKVTTINTEVGFVPQQAQLFPWKTLAENVELPLLLRGVTTAERRERVANALGAVGLKGFEQHFPTQLSGGMQKRGSIARTLVYRPDVVLMDEPFGALDAQTRMVMQSDLQTLSMEAGATILFVTHDITEAVLLADHVIVLSQRPSRLLANIQINLPRPRNMFEPFRNPGFEAAYDAVWTEFRSQIDIGRVH, encoded by the coding sequence ATGGACGACCGCGTGCTTGTCTTCGAGGGAATTGGCCAGGACTTCCCAGCGCCGGACCGCCGAACCGCCGTTCGTGTCCTGGACGGCATCAGCTTCGAGGCCGCCCGCGGAAAATTCGTCGCGGTGATTGGCCCGAGCGGATGCGGCAAGAGCACGCTGTTGCAGATGGCGGCCGGATTATTGATTCCGACCCGTGGCGCGGTCCATCACGGCGGCCGCAAGGTCACGACGATCAACACTGAAGTCGGTTTCGTACCACAGCAGGCACAATTGTTTCCCTGGAAGACGCTTGCCGAGAACGTCGAGCTTCCTCTTTTGCTGCGCGGCGTCACGACCGCCGAGCGGCGCGAACGGGTGGCGAATGCGCTCGGCGCCGTCGGTCTCAAGGGGTTTGAACAGCATTTCCCGACCCAGCTGTCTGGCGGCATGCAGAAGCGCGGCTCGATCGCGCGCACCCTGGTCTATCGGCCCGATGTCGTCCTGATGGACGAACCGTTCGGTGCGCTCGATGCGCAAACACGTATGGTGATGCAGAGTGATTTGCAGACCCTGTCCATGGAAGCGGGTGCGACCATCCTTTTCGTAACGCACGACATTACCGAGGCCGTGCTGCTGGCCGATCATGTCATTGTGCTGAGCCAGCGTCCGTCGCGTCTGCTCGCCAACATTCAGATCAATCTGCCGCGGCCGCGCAACATGTTTGAGCCGTTCCGCAATCCCGGCTTTGAGGCAGCTTATGATGCCGTCTGGACCGAATTCCGATCGCAAATCGACATTGGACGCGTTCATTGA